Genomic DNA from Halobaculum sp. CBA1158:
GTCGAGACCGGCCACGCGAACGCCGACGAACTGCTCGCGCGCGACGTGGACAACGTCGTGAGCTACTTCCGACGCAAGTACCCCTCCGAGACGCCGTCGGTGGACGAGGGCGCTGTGACCGACGCGATCCTCGAGGGCTCCTTCGAGTCGGTCCGCGCGCTGGCGGACGCCGACGCCTGAGTCGGGCCGACCCGCGTTTCGGTTTCAGGGCTGATATTCGGGTCCGTAGGTATATACACCGACTGACGGATATCCAGACAGCGGCATCGGGAGTGCGGACGAACCAGGACATGCTCAGACCGAGCGACTACGACCCGAAGGAGTTGCGAGCGTTGACGGGAGCGGCGGCGCTGACGCACGCCGACGAGGACGTCGACCGGTGGGCGCAGCCGGACGACTTCCTCGGTCGAGCGGACGCGCGCGTGCGGGCAGCGCAGGTGGAGGACGCGTTCCTCCTTCAGGCAGCGAGCGACGGCGCGAGTCGGCCCTACCTCCCGGCGATCCCGGGATCGGTGGTGGGGACGCGGCTCGCGCTCGATTGGCTTCGCTACCTCGTCGGCGTCGGCGGGCGCGAACGCGCCCGCGAGGCGCTCGCCTTCTACCGGGACGTGGAGTGGCTCGGCGCGGACGCCGAGGACACCCTCGCGGCGCACCTCGAGGCCTTCGACGAGACCGAGGGCTCGCGCTTCGACGCCGGTCACCATCGGACGAGCCTCCTGTTCGTCGCCCGCCTCGCCGCGCTCCGATAACCATGGCAGCAGAATCCGACTCAGCAGACGACAGCTTCGAGAGTAGCCAGCCAACCCCAATCGGCGTCAAGCTCGGCTCCACCCGGACGGTGCTCCGGTACCCCGAGGAGGGTGAGGATGCGCCCCGGACGGTCCGCACGCTCACCTGTCTCGCCACCTACGAGGACGCCATCACCGGTGAGGAGAAGGCCCTGTTCGGGGAACAGGCCGCCGCCGAGTACCCCGAGCGCGTGGAGTTCATGCTCCGCTCGGGCCTCCCCGAGGACGACGACCGCGCCGAACTGGCGGACCGCTTCTTCCGCGAACTCCTCGCGGCCAACGGCGTCCCCGCCGACTCGGCGGTCGTGTACGCCGTCCCGACGATGGAGAACGACGACGGCCTCGAGAACCTCACCGAGGTCATCGAGTCGTCGAACATCGGCGAGCACACGATGCGCGCGTACCCCGAGTCCCTCTGCGGAGCGATCCCCGCGATGGGCGACGGCGTCGAGGCCGTCGACGACGTGTTCATCTCCGTGAACATGGGCTCGACGAACCTCGAGGCGTGCGCGTACCGCCGCGGCGACCAGCTCGTGCCGTTCTCGACGGGCTCGGTCACCGGCAACGACGTGGACCGACGGATCGTCGCGAACGTCGAAGAGGAGACGCAGGGACGCGTTCACGTCGACCTGACCACCGCCCGCGAGTACAAGGAGGAGCACGGCAACGTCGGGAACTTCGAGCCGTTCTCGGACGTGATCCAGCAGCCCGGCGGCGGCTCCCACGAGTTCACCATCGAGGACAGCGTCGTCGACGCGCTCGACTGGTACCTCGACGCCGCGGTCAACGAGGTCGCAAACGAGTTCCTCCCCGAACTCGCGAACGACTACATGAAGGTGTACCAGCTCTCGCTGGGCAACGACATCGCCGTCACCGGCGGCATGGCGTGCATCCCCGGCCTCGTCGAGGAGTTCGAACGCCGCCTGAGCGCGGAGCTCGACCGCGACGTGAACGTCGTCGCTCCCGACGATCCCGACCTCGCGGCCGCCGAGGGCGCACACCGGATCGCCGAGCGCCTCGCCGACCGGTAGGGACCCATGGGCGGCTTCGACTTCGACTCGGCCGCGGCGGACGCCGACACGGCCGTCTCGCCGGCCGAGCCGGAGCCGCTCGACGACCTCGATTCTCACGCGGACGCGCACGCGCCGACGCACGACGGCGTCGATGCGCGCCTCGACGCCCTGCTGTACGCCGGGGAAAAGCGGCGCGCGAGCCTCCCTGTGGCGACCGGCCACCTGGTCGCGACCGACCACCGCGTGCTCGCGTACGCCCCCGACGCGAACCCCGACGAGCGGGCGACCCTCCGCGCGGTCCACCGCGTCAACGTCACGGACGTCTCGCTGTCCTCCTCCGGGGCCGACTGGCTGGTCCGTCCCGTCGCCTACGCGGTCCTGGGCGGGCTCGCGATGGTTATCGCCGGATCGGTCGTCTCCTTCGACTCGATGAGCGCGTCGATGCCCGACTCCGCGGGGGCGACGGGCGTCGGCGGCCTGCTCTCGATGATCGGCGGCGTCCTGTCGGTGCTGTCGCTCGTGGACGACCTCCTCCGGGTCGTCGGCGCGCTCTCGCTGTTGGTCGGGGCGGGACTGCTGGGCGCGTACGCCCGCAGCCGCGGCGGCGAGGTCGCCGTCGAGACGGAGGGGGAGGCCGACACGCTGCGGGTCGCCGCCGGCGACGCTGACTCCGAGGCGCTGGCACGCTTTCGCGCGGACGCGGGGCTCGCGGACGGTGACGGCAAAAACACGGAGCACATCGCGGGACGGCTGCGCCGATAGGGCGGCCGCGAGCCGTCCCGCCATCGCCGTGGATCGGTCGCCGGCTCGGACTCGTCTCGGTCTGTTTCGTTCCGGTCCGTTCCGGTTCGTTCCGGTCCGTTCAGGTCCGTTCCGGTCCGTTCTGTTTCGTTTCCTCCGCTTCGACCGTTACAGCTCGCCC
This window encodes:
- a CDS encoding rod shape-determining protein, whose translation is MAAESDSADDSFESSQPTPIGVKLGSTRTVLRYPEEGEDAPRTVRTLTCLATYEDAITGEEKALFGEQAAAEYPERVEFMLRSGLPEDDDRAELADRFFRELLAANGVPADSAVVYAVPTMENDDGLENLTEVIESSNIGEHTMRAYPESLCGAIPAMGDGVEAVDDVFISVNMGSTNLEACAYRRGDQLVPFSTGSVTGNDVDRRIVANVEEETQGRVHVDLTTAREYKEEHGNVGNFEPFSDVIQQPGGGSHEFTIEDSVVDALDWYLDAAVNEVANEFLPELANDYMKVYQLSLGNDIAVTGGMACIPGLVEEFERRLSAELDRDVNVVAPDDPDLAAAEGAHRIAERLADR
- a CDS encoding FlaD/FlaE family flagellar protein; the encoded protein is MLRPSDYDPKELRALTGAAALTHADEDVDRWAQPDDFLGRADARVRAAQVEDAFLLQAASDGASRPYLPAIPGSVVGTRLALDWLRYLVGVGGRERAREALAFYRDVEWLGADAEDTLAAHLEAFDETEGSRFDAGHHRTSLLFVARLAALR